Below is a window of Frigoribacterium sp. SL97 DNA.
GGCCGAGTTCTCGCGCAACCACAGCCCGGCCTTCATGCGGGGCAAGGCACCCGAGACCTGGTTGACGGTGTACCCGTTCGTGCGCAGCTACGAGTGGTACCTGCTGCCCGAGGCCGAGCGCCGTCAGATGCTCGCCGAGCACGGCAAGCAGGGCTCCGAGCACCGCGCGGTGCTGACGAACACCGTCGCCAGCTTCTCGCTCGGCGACTACGAGTGGATCCTCGCCCTCGAGGCTCCCGAGCTCGTCCAACTGGTCGACCTCATGCGCGACCTGCGCTACACCGAGGCCCGCCGCCACGTCCGCGAAGAGATCCCGTTCTTCACGGGCCGACGCATCCCCACCACCGACATCATCGAGGTCTTGTCGTGACCGACACCAGCAACATCACCAACGGGCAGCTCGTCCGCAACGCCACCCCCGCCGCGGCCTCCGGCCCCGAGCACGTCTCCGAGCCGACCGACTACGACGCCATCCTGCTGGCCGGCTTCGGCGGGCCCGAGGGGCAGGACGACGTCATCCCGTTCCTGCGCAACGTCACGCGCGGTCGGGGCATCCCCGAAGAGCGGCTCGAAGAGGTCGCGACGCACTACCGCCACTTCGGCGGCGTCAGCCCGATCAACGAGCACAACCGCGAGCTCAAGGCCGCCCTCGAGGCCGAGCTCGAGCGTCGCGGCATCGACCTGCCGGTCATCTGGGGCAACCGCAACTGGCAGCCCTACATGGCCGACGCCGTGCGCGAGGCCGACGAGCGCGGGTTCCGCAAGCTCATCGCGGTCGCGACCAGCGCCTACTCGTCCTACAGCTCGTGCCGCCAGTACCGCGAGGACTTCGCCATGGCGCTCGACGCCACCGGCCTCGAGGGCACCATGCAGATCGACAAGGTCCGCCAGTTCTTCGACCACCCCGGTTTCGTCCAGCCGTTCATCGACGGCGTGCGCGACGCGCTCGTCGCGGCTCGCGCCGAGAACGAGGGGCTCGACCTCGCGACCGAGGTCCAGGTGCTCTTCGCCACGCACTCGATCCCGTCGACCGACGCGGCCAAGAGCGGCCCCGAGGCGCGCGGCTTCGACGCCGACGGTGCCTACGCCGCCCAGCACAAGGCCGTCGCCGAGGTCGTCATGGCCGCGGCCGAGGCCGCCCTCGACCTCGACCTGCCCGAAGGGGGTGGCACCACCGTCCCCTGGCAGCTCGTCTACCAGTCGCGCAGCGGCCCGCCCTCGATGCCGTGGCTCGAGCCCGACATCAACGACGCCATCGACGACCTGGCCGGCGGTCCGACCCGCGCCGTCGTCATCGTGCCGCTCGGGTTCGTGAGCGACCACATGGAGGTCATGTGGGACCTCGACAACGAGGCGATGGAGACCAGCGAGAAGAACGGTTTCTGGGCGACGCGCACCCCGACGCCGGGCATCGACCCGAACTACGTCACCGGGCTCGTCGACCTCGTGCTCGAGCCGTCGTGACGGCGTCCCCGCCGAGGACCGCCCCCATGTGACCGACCTCGGGCCCTGGTACGACGTCTGCCGTCCCGGCTGCTGCGAGAACGTGCGACTGGGCTTCAAGCCCGCCCTGTCCGGCCTGGTCCCCTGACCCCGTGGCGACCATCCGCATCGGAACTCGGGGCAGCGCGCTGGCCGTCGCCCAGTCGACCACCGTCGCCGACCGCATGGCGGCCGCGACCGGCCACGACGTCGAACTCGTCCGCATCAAGACCGAGGGGGACCGCTCGCAGGGCACCGGCGAGTCGCTGGCGTCGCTCGGGGGCACCGGCGTGTTCGCCAGCGCCCTGCGCGAGGCGCTCCTCGCGGACGAGTGCGACGCGCTCGTGCACTCGCTCAAAGACCTGCCCACCGCCACGCACCCCGGTCTCGTCATCGGGGCGACGCCCGGTCGGGCGGATGCCCGCGACGCCCTCTGCGCCCGCGACGGGCTGACCCTCGAAGGACTGCCCCAGGGTGCCCGCGTCGGCACGGGATCGCCGCGTCGTGCCGCCCAGCTGCTCTCGCGACGTCCCGACCTCGAGGTCGTCGACATCCGCGGCAACGTCGACACGCGGCTCGGTCGCGTCGGCGTCGACCTCGACGCCGTCCTGCTCAGCGCGGCGGGTCTCGGCCGCCTGGGACGCCTCGACGCGGCGACCGAACTGCTGGGGCTCGGCTTCTGGCCCAGTGCGCCCGGCCAGGGCTCGCTCGCCGTCGAGGTCCGCGAAGGCGACCCCGACGAGGCGCTCGCCCGCGGTCTGGCCGCCATCGAGGACGAAGAGACGCGCCTCGTGGTGACGGCCGAGCGAGCCGTGCTGGCCGGGCTCGAGGCCGGTTGCGCGGCACCCGTCGGTGCCAGTGCCGTCGTCGACGCCGGGTTGCTGCTGCTCAGCGCGACCGTCTACAGCCCCGACGGCAGCCGACGCCTCAGCTCGTCGCACGCCGTCTCCCTCGACGACGGTCCGCTCGTCGCGCGCCTCGCCGACGTCCACGAGGTCGCCGGCCGTGTCGTCGACGAGCTGCTCGACTCCGGTGCGGCCGAGTTCGCCCCGTTGGGCGGCGGACCGGCCGGCGGTGACCCCCTGGGCAGCGCCACGTGACCGCCGACAAGCCGCTCAAGGGCGTGCGCGTCCTGGTGCCGCGCGGTGGCAAGTGGGGCGACGGGGTCGCGGCCTCGCTCCGGTCGCGCGGTGCCGCCCCGGTGATCGCCCCCCTCATCAACTTCGCCCCGGCCGAGACGCCCGAGCTGCTCGCCGCGGCCCTGGCCCGCCTCGAGTCCGGCGTCTACGAGTGGCTCGTCGTCACGAGTGCCACCACGGTCGACGTCCTGGTCGGCAACGGCATCCGGCCCCCTGCCTCGACCCGGGTCGCCGCGGTCGGCGAGACCACCGCCGCCGCCCTGAGCCTGGCGGGCATCCGCGTCGACTTCGTCCCCGAGGGCGACAACTCGGCCCGCGGACTCGTGAAGGAGTGGCCGGCCGACGAGGTCACCGGTCGCGTGCTCGTCCCGCAGTCCGACCTCGCCGAGCCGACACTCGTCGCCGGACTGTCGGCCCGCGGGTTCGACGCCGAGTTCGTCTCGGCGTACCGCACGGTGGGCGTTCCCGTCTCGGCCGAGGTGCGCGACGGCGTCGCCGACGGCTCGATCGGCGTCCTCCTCGTGACCTCGGGCAGCGTCGCCCGCCAGATCGCCGCCCAGCTGGCGCCCCTGCCCCCGCAGACCCTCGTCGCGTGCATCGGCCCGCGCACCGCCTTCGACGCCCGTGCCGCGGGGCTGCCCGTGCACCTGATCGCCGAGACCCGATCGGCGGCCGCCCTCGTCGAGGCCGTGGTGGACCACGCCCTCGACGGCCCGTCCGCCGGAACGCCCCCCACCGAGAAGGACTGATGTCCGAATTCCCCCGAGTGCGGCCCCGCCGCCTCCGCGCCACCCCCGCCCTGCGTCGTCTGACCGCCGAGACGCGCCTGCACCCCGCCGACCTCGTCCTGCCGATGTTCGTCCGCGAGGGCATCGACGAGCCCACCCCGATCTCGTCCATGCCGGGCGTCGTCCACCACAGCCTGTCGAGCCTGCCCCGGGCCGTCGAGCAGGCCGCCGAGGCCGGTGTGGGCGGCGTCATGCTCTTCGGGGTGCCCCTCGAGAAGGACGCCGTCGGGTCGGGCGCGACCGACCCCGAGGGCATCCTCAACGTGGCCACCCGCGTGGCCGTCGACGCCGCCCAGGGCGCGCTGGTCGTGCAGACCGACCTCTGCCTCGACGAGTTCACCGACCACGGCCACTGCGGCGTCCTCGCCGCCGACGGCTCGGTCGACAACGACGCCACCCTGGTCCGCTACGACGAGATGGCGGTCGTCCAGGCCGAGGCCGGGTCCCAGCTGATCGGCATGAGCGGCATGATGGACGGTCAGATCGGCTCGGCCCGCGACGCCCTCGACGCGGCCGGCTTCGGCGGCACGGCACTGCTCGCCTACGCCGCCAAGTACGCGTCGGCCTTCTACGGCCCCTTCCGCGAGGCCGTCCAGTCGACGCTGGTCGGAGACCGCCGCACGTACCAGATGGACGCCGCCAACGGGCGCGAGGGCCTGCGCGAGGTCGACCTCGACATCGCCGAGGGTGCCGACGTCGTCATGGTCAAGCCGGCGATGAGCTACCTCGACGTCCTCGCCGAGACGGCCGCGACGAGCACCGTCCCGGTGTGGGCGTACCAGATCAGCGGTGAGTACGCGATGATCCACGCGGCCGCCGCGAACGGCTGGATCGACCTCGACGCGGCCTCGTACGAGAGCGTCCTGTCGATCAAGCGGGCGGGTGCGGACGCGATCCTGACGTACTGGGCCACCGAACTGGCCACGCGCCTCCAGAAGGAGCGGTTCTGATGACCGAGCAGAGCAACGACACCTACTTCACCCGGGCCAAGCGGTCCATCCCGGGCGGCGTCAACTCGCCCGTCCGTGCGTACGGCTCCGTCGGCGGGACGCCACGGTTCCTCGTGGGTGCCAAGGGCGCCTACGTCACCGACGCCGAGGGACGCGACTACGTCGACCTCGTCGCCTCATGGGGTCCGGCGATCCTCGGGCACACCCACCCCGAGGTGCTCGAGGCCGTCCAGCAGGCGGCCGCGCGCGGCCTGTCGTTCGGAGCCTCGACGCCCGCCGAGACCGAACTCGCCGAGCTGGTCCGCGAACGCGTCGCCGTCGGCGACCAGCGGCCGATCGGCAAGCTGCGCATGGTGTCCACCGGCACCGAGGCGACCATGACGGCCATCCGCCTCGCCCGCGGCTACACCGGTCGCGACCTGCTTGTGAAGTTCGCCGGGCACTACCACGGGCACTCCGACTCGCTGTTGGCCGAGGCCGGCTCGGGCGTCGCGACCCTGTCGATGCCCGGCTCGGCCGGCATCACGGCCGAGACCGCCGCCCAGACGCTCGTCCTTCCCTACAACGACCTCGACGCCGTGCGTGCGGCCTTCGACGAGCACGGCCCGCGCATCGCCGCCGTCATCGTCGAGGCCGCCGCCGCCAACATGGGCGTGCTCGCGCCGCAGCGGGGCTTCAACCGCAGCCTGTCCGAGATCACGCGGCGCCACGGCTCGCTGCTGATCGTCGACGAGGTGCTCACCGGCTTCCGCGTGGGACGCGCGGGCTGGTGGGGTCTCGAGGCCGCTCGGGTCGTCCCGGACGGCGCCGGGTGGGAGCCCGACCTCATCACGTTCGGCAAGGTCATCGGCGGGGGCATGCCGCTCGCCGCCCTGGGCGGTCGCGCCGAGGTCATGGACTTCCTCGCCCCGCTGGGGCCGGTCTACCAGGCGGGCACGCTCAGCGGCAACCCGGTGGCCGTCGCCGCCGGCATCGCCACGCTCAGGCTCGCCACGCCCGAGGTCTACGCCCGGCTCGACACCGTCGCCGACCAGTTGTCGGCCGGCGTCTCCGCCGCCCTGTCCGCCGAGGGCGTCGAGCACAGCGTCCAGCGCGCCGGGTCGCTCTTCTCGTTCGCCTTCACGCCGACGGCACCGAACGACTACGACGACGTCCGCGCCCAGCAGTCCTGGCGCTACCCGCCGTTCTTCCACGCCATGCTCGACGCCGGGGTCAACCTGCCCCCGTCGGTGTTCGAGGCGTGGTTCGTCACGGCGGCCCACGACGACGACGTGCTGTCGCGCATCCTCGACGCCGTGCCCGCCGCGGCCAAGGCCGCCGCGGCCGCGCAGGCGCCGCACTAGTCCGCTCGAGCGCGCGCCGCGCCTCCGTTCCGGCTCGCCGGGGGCTCGGCCGACTCTGCGCGCCGGGCTCGCCTGCCCGTCACTCGGGGCCATGCCTGCTCCGCCGCATCCCGCCACGAGGTAAACAACCCGCCACATCATTTCTTGGCGGGTTGTTTACATCGTGGCGGGGTGGCGGGGTGGCGGGCACTCCGGCAGCGGCTGCGCGTGGCGCCGTGATGCACCGGCCGGAGGTCAGCGGCGGCGGGCGCGGGCCGACCAGCGGCCGCCGGCCCGATCGACCACGAGCGGGTGGTCGAACGCGCCCGACACGAGCTCGGACGTCAGCACGTCGTCGGCCCGTCCGGTGGCGAAGACCCGGCCGTCGCGCAGGAGCAGGGCGTGCGACGTGCTGCTCGGCAGGTCCTCGAGGTGGTGGGTCACCGTCACGGAGGACATCGCGCGGTGGGTCGTGCGCAGCTCGTCGACGGTGTCGAGCAGGTGTTCCCGCGCCGCGACGTCGAGTCCCGTCGCCGGTTCGTCGAGCAGCAGCAGGGCCGGCTGCGACACCAGGGCGCGGGCGATCAGCGCCCGACCGCGTTCGCCCTGGGACAGCACGCTCCACCGTGCCGAGAGGCGGGACGAGAGACCGACGCTCGCGACGAGGTCGACGACCCGCGCCTCCTGCTCGTCGGTGGGCACCCAGCGGGGCACCGGGTCGCTGCTGCCCGTGAAGCCGGTCAGCACGACCTCGCGGACCGTGTTGTCGCCGACCATGCGGTGGCGGGGATCGACGTGGCCGATGTGGCGACGCAGCTCGCTCAGTTCGACCCGCCCGAGGCGGCGGCCGAGGACGTCGACCGTGCCGGCGGTCGGGTGGCCGAGCGCACCGCACATCGTCAGCAGCGTCGTCTTGCCGGCTCCGTTGGGGCCGATCAGCGCCCAGTGCTGACCGGAGTCGACGCGCAACGACACGTCGTGCAGCAGATCACGACCGCCCCGGGCCACCCGCGCAGCGACGACGTCGAGCACGGGCGGCACCGGGGCGGCCACGGAGGGGGCGACGGTCACGCGCGGTAGATGCCCGCCTCGCGCACCTGGTCGAACAGGCCCTGCAGGCGTGCGGGCTGCTCGCGCACGACGGCGGCGGCCGCCGCGGCGTCGTCCGCCTTCACGGCGTCGCGGAACGCCACGGTGAAGGCGTGCGCCTGCGGGAAGTCGAAGATGCCGTTGGCCGACGGACGACGCAGGAGCAGCAGGAGGCGCGGGCCGGTGTTCGACCACAGTCGCGTCAGCGACTCGCTGTCGGCCGCGGCCAGCAGGATCTCGTTGGCCCGCACGAGGCCCGCGATGTCTTCTTCCTTCTTCGCCTTGAAGGCCTTGGCCCGGGTGTCGAGGAGGCCGACGACCTCGGCACGCTGAGCCTTGTCGAGCTTGGGCACGGCCCGCTCGACGAAGAGGGACCAGACGGCGTAACCGACGTCGACGGTGTCGACGAACTCGCCGTAGGACGGGTCGACGATGCGCGTGTAGCGGTTGGCCTCGATGTCGACCAGTGCCTGGTCGGCGAGCTTGGCGATCGCCTCGCGGACGGGAGTGCGAGAGACGCCCAGCCAGGCCACGAGCTGGTCGTCGTTCAGGCGCTCACCGAACTCGAGGGTGCCGTCGATGATCGCGGCGAACATCTTGTCGTAGACGACGTCGCGCAACAGGCGGCGCGGGGCGGGCGTCTGGTCGTCGTTCTGGGGGATCGGCATCGGGGGCCTCCGTCGTGTCTGCGGTCAGGTGCCGACGGTCGACGGCGCTCGGCACCGCGGTCGGTCGGTTCGTCGACCCGGCCCTGAACCGGTCGCCGACATGTCGAGCATAAACCCGAGCGCTGAGTACGTATGGGTGATCCGGAGTTCTAGATGCGTGATCCGCCGACGCGCACGACCGTCCGCCCCCGGGTCCGGCCCGCCAGGATCGCCTCGCCGGCGCCCACCACGTCGGCCAGGGCGACCTCGCCGGTCATCGAGTCGAGGAGGTCGAGGTCGAGGTCTCGTGCCAGTCGGTCCCAGGCGCGCTGGCGCAGGTCGAGCGGTGCCTCCACCGAGTTCACGCCGGCCAGGGTCACGCCCCGCAGGATGAACGGCAGCACCGTCGTCGGCAGGTCGGCGCCCTGGGCGAGCCCGCAGGCCGTGACGGTGCCACCCCAGCGGGTCTGGGCCAGGACGGTGGCGAGGGTGTGGCTCCCGACCGAGTCGACGCCGCCGGCCCAGCGGGCCCGCTGCATCGGCTTCCCCGCCCCGGACAGTTCGTCGCGGTCGACCAGGGCCGAGGCCCCGAGCGAGCGGAGGTAGTCGCCCTGCTCGGCGAGGCGACCCGAGGAGGCGCTGACCGAGTACCCGAGGCGGCTCAACACCGCGATCGCCACCGATCCGACGCCTCCGGCCGCACCGGTCACCACGACGTCGCCGTCGTCGGTGCCGACGTCGCGTTCGAGCCGGAGGACGCTCAGCATCGCCGTGAAACCCGCCGTGCCGATGGCGGCGGCGCGCCGCCCGTCGATGCCCGGGGGGACCAGGACGGCGCTGCCCGGGTCGACCACGACGCGTTCGGCGAAGCCGCCCGCCTTCGTCTCGCCGTGGCCCGCACCGTTGACCAGCACCTCGTCGCCCGGTGCGAAACGTGACGACCCCGAGGACGCCACGACGCCGACCAGGTCGATGCCGGGCACGAGAGGATCGACCCGGGCGACCCCGGGGTCACCGCGCAGGGCGAGACCGTCCTTGTAGTTGACGCCGGACCAGGTGACGTCGACGACGACGTCACCCGGCCCGGCGACCGGCTCGTCGAGCTCCCGGTGCTCGGCGGCCCTGCCCTTCTCGACCACGATCGCACGCATGCGACCGAGGTTACGCGGGTGCGGTCAGACGCGATCGACGGGGCCGGACGCTCCCGCCTTGCCCCCGAGGAACCCGCCCAGCGCACTGACGAGGTCGAGCCCCGTCGTGGCCTTCACGACGTCCTGCAGCTGCGTCATGTTGTTGGCGACCGACTTGGTCAGCTCGTTGGCACCGTCGGTCGACACCACCGTCAGGGCGTCGATGTTGCCCATCGGCGCCGCCATCTCGCGGGCGATCTCGGGCAGGCGCGAGATGACCTGCGAGGCGAGTGCCGCCTGGCCGAACTTGCCCTGCGCCTCGGCCAGCGCGTCCACGGCCTCGGCCTCGGCGAGACCCTTGGCCTTGATCGCCGCGGCCTCGGCGCGACCGGCGGCCTCGACGGCCGCGGCCTCGTTCTCGGCCGCGTTGCGGGCGGCGTCGGCGAGCTGGGTGCGGCGGAACGCCTCGGCCTCGACGGCGGCGTTGGCGGCGTCGCGCTCGGCCTCGGCGTTCTGCACGGACGCGTAGGCCGCGGCCTCGGCGGGCTGGCGCACCTCGATGTTGAGTCGCTCCTGGTTGACCTTGGCCTGCTCGGCCACGGCGATGCTCTCTTGTTCGGCGACCAGCTTGTCTTGCATGGCCCGGGCGAGCTCACCGGCGGCGGCGGCCTCGGCCTGGGCGCGGTCGGTCTCGGCCTTGATCTGGGCCTGGCGGACGTCGAGCTGCAGCTGACGCTCGGCCGTCTGCTGCGTGTTGCCGATGCGGGCCAGGGCGGCGATGCGCTCGGCCTCGGCCTCGGCCACGTCGGCGTTCTGCTTGGCGACGGCCGCCTCGGCACGACCGCGGTCGGCGAGGTAGGTGCTGCCCGGCGTCTCGATCTCGCGGATGTTCATGGTCTCGATCTGGAGGCCGAGCTCGGCGAGCTCGCCCTTGGTCTCGTTCACGGCGTCGGCCGCGAGGCGCGAGAAGTTCTTGACCAGGTCGTCGACCGGCTGACCGCCGATGAGACCGCGGATCGACCCCTCGAGCGACTGCTGCACGATGACCGGGAGCTGCTGCTGCTGCAGCAGGTAGCGCTGGGCGGCACGGCGCACCCCGTCTTCGGTGCCGGTCACCTTGAAGTTGACCGTGGCCTTCACGGCGGTGCGGATGTAGTTGGCGTCGATCGCCTGCACCTCGACCGGGGTCTGGTACTGCTCGAGCGACAGCTTGAAGCCCTCTTGGAAGATCGGCCAGACGAAGGTGCGGCCACCGATGATGACCTTCTGCGGGCTGGAGATGCCGCCGCCCTCGGACCGTTCGGCGCCACGGCCGACCACGATCAGGGCCTCGTTCGGCGGGACGCGACGGACGCGGCTGGCGACGAACGACAGCAGGGCGAGCACGATGACGACGGCGACGACGATGGCGACGACGCTGACGTTCGAGGAGATGAAGTCCACGGGGCTTCCTTTCAGTTGGTCTGGGGATCACGTGACGCGGAGGTCTCGCCGGCGTCGAGCGCCTCGACCTGTACGCGTGGGCCGTTCTCGGCCACGACGCGGACGCGGACGCCGCGCTCGATGCGCGCGTCGCTGGTCGCGAGCCGCCGCTCGAGCTCGCGGACGTCGTCGAGCCGGACCTCGCCGCCGGCCGGGCCGGTGGCCTCGGTCGTGACGCCGACGAACCCGACGGGCGACCAGTGCCCCCGCTCTCGCGGCGCGTCACGCGGCGGACGACGAGCTGGATCAGCACGAGGGCGACGAGGGCCATGCCGACGGCGACGGCGTAGGTCCACCCCGGGGCGAGGTCGGTCTGCGACGTGACGACCCCGGCGAGCCCGAAGATGGCCAGGGCCGCGCCCAGGGCGACGCCCGAGACGAGCCCGTCGCCGACGTCGACGACGTCGAGCAGGTCGCCCACGACGATGCTGACGAGCAGGAGCAGGAGTCCGATCGCCCCCACCACGATGAACGTGATCATGCGTCGAGCCTGTCAGACTCCGGCCTGGTGCACATCGCCTGTGCGACGGACCCCGGGCCACCGCTCACCGGCCACCGCCCACCGGGGGCCGCCCCTCAGCCGAAGAGGATCGCGGCCTCGTCGTAGCGGTGCTGCGGGACGACCTTGAGGCTGTCGAGGGCCTCCTCGAACGAGACGTGGACGATCTCGGTGCCCCGCAGGGCGACCATGCGCCCCCAGCGACCCTCGACCACCGCGTCGCTCGCCGCCATGCCGAGCCGCGTGGCGAGCACGCGGTCGTAGGACGTGGGCGTACCGCCGCGTTGGATGTGCCCCAACGTCGTGGCGCGGGTCTCGATGCCCGTGCGCTCCTCGATGACGGGGGCGAGTCGCTCGCCGATCCCGCCGAGGCGCGGGCGGCCGAAGGCGTCCAGGCCGCGCTCGGAGTGCACGTCGCTCTCGTGGTCGGGCACGAAGCCCTCGGCGACGACCACCAGCGGTGCCCGACCCCGGTCGTAGGCCGACTGCACCCACTCGACGATCTGGTCCATGCTGGTCGCCTGCTCGGGGATGAGGATCGCGTGGGCACCGGCGGCCATGCCCGAGTGCAGGGCGATCCAGCCCACGTGCCGGCCCATGACCTCGGCGACCATGCAGCGGCTGTGCGAGTCGCCGGTGGTGCGCAGGCGGTCCATGGCGTCGGTGGCGATCTGGACCGCGGTGTCGAAGCCGAAGGTGTAGTCGGTCGCCCCGAGGTCGTTGTCGACGGTCTTGGGCACGCCGACGATCTTGAGCCCCGCGTCCGTCAGGCGCTTGGCCGCGGCCAGGGTGCCCTCGCCGCCGATCGCGATCATGGCGTCGATGCCGAAGCGCTCCATGTTCTCGGCGATGCGGTCGACACCGCCGTCGCCCTCGAACGGGTTCGTGCGGCTCGTCCCGAGGATCGTGCCGCCCTGTTTCGCGATGCCCTGGATCTCTTTGCGGGTGAGGGGCATCACGTCGCCGTCGACGACGCCTCGCCAGCCGTCGCGGAAGCCGACGAACTCTTGTCCGTGGATCTGCGTGCCCTTGAGCACGGCACCGCGGATGACCGCGTTGAGACCGGGGCAGTCGCCACCGCTGGTGAGGATTCCGATTCGCATCGAGGGGCTCCATCGCATCGAAGGGCCCGATCGACGGGCCGAGGTCGAGACCCATCATGGACCACGAGGAGGCGCGGCACCTGTCCACGGGCCCGGTCACCGCCCTGCCGGTCGCGCAGGCGGCCGTACTACCCTCGCCTGCATGAGCAACGAGCAGCCGGGGCGTCCGCCGTCGCCGTGGGCCCGGTTCGCCCGGCCCGCGCCGACCGAGCCCGACCGGGGCGAGTTCCCGTTCGGTCCGCCTCGCCCGGTGCACCCCGAGGCGGGCGTGGCCGATCGCGGTTGGCCGCTCGACCCCTCCGGCGCACCGTCGATGCCCGCCACGCGACAGCAGCAGCCGTTCTTCCCCCAGCCCGCGGCGTCGCAGCCCCCCTCGTCGCAGCCCGTCGGCCAGCAGGCCGCCGGCCAGCAGCCCGTCGCCCAGCAGGCCGCCGCGCCGACGTGGGACTCCGACGGTCGTCAGGTCTGGGCGCCGCCGCCCGGTCCCGTGCCCGAGACCGGCTCCGCGCCCGACGCCCGACCCGAGAACGCAGGCCTCGGCTCGTACTTCTTCCCCGCCGACGACGACTGGTCGTCCGCGCCGCCCCGCACCGACGACGAGGGCCGCGGTCTCGCGATCGCGTCGATCGTCTTCGGCGTCTTCTTCGCGCCCCTCGGCCTGGTGTTCGGCATCGTGGCGGCGCGACGCGCCCGAGCCGCCGGCCGCCCGGCCACCCTCGCGTTGACCGGCATGGTCGTCGCCTCGATCGTCATCGTCCTGAGCCTCGTGTACGCCATCGCGGCACTCGACTACTACTCGCAACTCGCGACGACCTGTGCCCAGCTCGGGCCCGGCGACTACGTGAACGGCGACGGTCGGACCGTCACCTGCGGGTGACCGGGGCGGGCACGGACCATCACAGGACGCGAGCCGCCGGGGGCGCGGGCCGTCGAGGACGACCCGCGCCGCGCCTCCTCGGCTAGAGCGAGACGGTGCCGGTGTCGGCGACGTTCTTCGGGTGTCCGCCGGTCACGGCGGCCTTGGCGTACTTGAACAGGGTGACGGCCTTGGGCTCGTTGCTGACCCAGTACTC
It encodes the following:
- the hemC gene encoding hydroxymethylbilane synthase, coding for MATIRIGTRGSALAVAQSTTVADRMAAATGHDVELVRIKTEGDRSQGTGESLASLGGTGVFASALREALLADECDALVHSLKDLPTATHPGLVIGATPGRADARDALCARDGLTLEGLPQGARVGTGSPRRAAQLLSRRPDLEVVDIRGNVDTRLGRVGVDLDAVLLSAAGLGRLGRLDAATELLGLGFWPSAPGQGSLAVEVREGDPDEALARGLAAIEDEETRLVVTAERAVLAGLEAGCAAPVGASAVVDAGLLLLSATVYSPDGSRRLSSSHAVSLDDGPLVARLADVHEVAGRVVDELLDSGAAEFAPLGGGPAGGDPLGSAT
- a CDS encoding uroporphyrinogen-III synthase; protein product: MTADKPLKGVRVLVPRGGKWGDGVAASLRSRGAAPVIAPLINFAPAETPELLAAALARLESGVYEWLVVTSATTVDVLVGNGIRPPASTRVAAVGETTAAALSLAGIRVDFVPEGDNSARGLVKEWPADEVTGRVLVPQSDLAEPTLVAGLSARGFDAEFVSAYRTVGVPVSAEVRDGVADGSIGVLLVTSGSVARQIAAQLAPLPPQTLVACIGPRTAFDARAAGLPVHLIAETRSAAALVEAVVDHALDGPSAGTPPTEKD
- the hemB gene encoding porphobilinogen synthase; its protein translation is MSEFPRVRPRRLRATPALRRLTAETRLHPADLVLPMFVREGIDEPTPISSMPGVVHHSLSSLPRAVEQAAEAGVGGVMLFGVPLEKDAVGSGATDPEGILNVATRVAVDAAQGALVVQTDLCLDEFTDHGHCGVLAADGSVDNDATLVRYDEMAVVQAEAGSQLIGMSGMMDGQIGSARDALDAAGFGGTALLAYAAKYASAFYGPFREAVQSTLVGDRRTYQMDAANGREGLREVDLDIAEGADVVMVKPAMSYLDVLAETAATSTVPVWAYQISGEYAMIHAAAANGWIDLDAASYESVLSIKRAGADAILTYWATELATRLQKERF
- the hemL gene encoding glutamate-1-semialdehyde 2,1-aminomutase; amino-acid sequence: MTEQSNDTYFTRAKRSIPGGVNSPVRAYGSVGGTPRFLVGAKGAYVTDAEGRDYVDLVASWGPAILGHTHPEVLEAVQQAAARGLSFGASTPAETELAELVRERVAVGDQRPIGKLRMVSTGTEATMTAIRLARGYTGRDLLVKFAGHYHGHSDSLLAEAGSGVATLSMPGSAGITAETAAQTLVLPYNDLDAVRAAFDEHGPRIAAVIVEAAAANMGVLAPQRGFNRSLSEITRRHGSLLIVDEVLTGFRVGRAGWWGLEAARVVPDGAGWEPDLITFGKVIGGGMPLAALGGRAEVMDFLAPLGPVYQAGTLSGNPVAVAAGIATLRLATPEVYARLDTVADQLSAGVSAALSAEGVEHSVQRAGSLFSFAFTPTAPNDYDDVRAQQSWRYPPFFHAMLDAGVNLPPSVFEAWFVTAAHDDDVLSRILDAVPAAAKAAAAAQAPH
- a CDS encoding ABC transporter ATP-binding protein, with the translated sequence MTVAPSVAAPVPPVLDVVAARVARGGRDLLHDVSLRVDSGQHWALIGPNGAGKTTLLTMCGALGHPTAGTVDVLGRRLGRVELSELRRHIGHVDPRHRMVGDNTVREVVLTGFTGSSDPVPRWVPTDEQEARVVDLVASVGLSSRLSARWSVLSQGERGRALIARALVSQPALLLLDEPATGLDVAAREHLLDTVDELRTTHRAMSSVTVTHHLEDLPSSTSHALLLRDGRVFATGRADDVLTSELVSGAFDHPLVVDRAGGRWSARARRR
- a CDS encoding GntR family transcriptional regulator, with amino-acid sequence MPIPQNDDQTPAPRRLLRDVVYDKMFAAIIDGTLEFGERLNDDQLVAWLGVSRTPVREAIAKLADQALVDIEANRYTRIVDPSYGEFVDTVDVGYAVWSLFVERAVPKLDKAQRAEVVGLLDTRAKAFKAKKEEDIAGLVRANEILLAAADSESLTRLWSNTGPRLLLLLRRPSANGIFDFPQAHAFTVAFRDAVKADDAAAAAAVVREQPARLQGLFDQVREAGIYRA
- a CDS encoding MDR family oxidoreductase, with amino-acid sequence MRAIVVEKGRAAEHRELDEPVAGPGDVVVDVTWSGVNYKDGLALRGDPGVARVDPLVPGIDLVGVVASSGSSRFAPGDEVLVNGAGHGETKAGGFAERVVVDPGSAVLVPPGIDGRRAAAIGTAGFTAMLSVLRLERDVGTDDGDVVVTGAAGGVGSVAIAVLSRLGYSVSASSGRLAEQGDYLRSLGASALVDRDELSGAGKPMQRARWAGGVDSVGSHTLATVLAQTRWGGTVTACGLAQGADLPTTVLPFILRGVTLAGVNSVEAPLDLRQRAWDRLARDLDLDLLDSMTGEVALADVVGAGEAILAGRTRGRTVVRVGGSRI
- a CDS encoding SPFH domain-containing protein; the encoded protein is MDFISSNVSVVAIVVAVVIVLALLSFVASRVRRVPPNEALIVVGRGAERSEGGGISSPQKVIIGGRTFVWPIFQEGFKLSLEQYQTPVEVQAIDANYIRTAVKATVNFKVTGTEDGVRRAAQRYLLQQQQLPVIVQQSLEGSIRGLIGGQPVDDLVKNFSRLAADAVNETKGELAELGLQIETMNIREIETPGSTYLADRGRAEAAVAKQNADVAEAEAERIAALARIGNTQQTAERQLQLDVRQAQIKAETDRAQAEAAAAGELARAMQDKLVAEQESIAVAEQAKVNQERLNIEVRQPAEAAAYASVQNAEAERDAANAAVEAEAFRRTQLADAARNAAENEAAAVEAAGRAEAAAIKAKGLAEAEAVDALAEAQGKFGQAALASQVISRLPEIAREMAAPMGNIDALTVVSTDGANELTKSVANNMTQLQDVVKATTGLDLVSALGGFLGGKAGASGPVDRV
- a CDS encoding NfeD family protein, with amino-acid sequence MDLRRRRRHGPRRPRADPARRPPRDAPRERGHWSPVGFVGVTTEATGPAGGEVRLDDVRELERRLATSDARIERGVRVRVVAENGPRVQVEALDAGETSASRDPQTN